A window from Streptomyces sp. FXJ1.172 encodes these proteins:
- a CDS encoding MFS transporter: MAAGSAAPAAAPASGTAEDPRRWLILAVICIAYLTVGLDMTVVNLALPSAQKALGFSDTDRQWIVTAYALSFGSLLLFCGRLSDLIGRKQLFLIGVSGFAVASAIGGAANSFGMLVTARALQGAFAAMLSPSCLALLATTFTDPKEKAKAFGAYSGVAAAGSGFGLIVGGALTSALNWRWCLYVNLVFAAVALVGGLVLMKSQPKIGARMDFPGVLLASGGMFGVVYGLSNAADKSWHTPSTWGTLVASGVLLAAFVVWQTRAANPLLPLRILLDRNRGGAILTVLFVGTGMFGIMLFLVYYMQDSLGYSAIKSGFGILPMIVCTMVGAGVGAAKLMPKLGPKPLISSGMVLCALAMAWLTRIGTNSGYASHLLGPLLIAGVGFGLIYAAALSTGTAGVQPQDAGIASASVNTGQQLGGAIGTALLNTIAATATTNWLSDHAHDKPSAQQLQLASVHGYTTVFWWCTAIFAVGAVISALLLRNGPLPTPTPAHAPAGDAPGQAAAAHS; the protein is encoded by the coding sequence ATGGCAGCAGGAAGCGCAGCCCCCGCGGCCGCGCCGGCATCGGGTACGGCTGAGGATCCCAGGCGGTGGCTGATCCTCGCTGTCATCTGCATCGCCTATCTCACCGTCGGTCTCGACATGACCGTGGTGAACCTCGCGCTTCCCTCGGCGCAGAAGGCGCTGGGCTTCTCGGACACTGACCGGCAGTGGATCGTGACGGCGTACGCCCTCTCGTTCGGCAGCCTGCTGCTGTTCTGCGGGCGGTTGTCCGACCTGATCGGCCGTAAGCAGCTCTTCCTGATCGGCGTGTCCGGCTTCGCGGTCGCCTCCGCCATCGGCGGTGCCGCGAACAGCTTCGGGATGCTGGTGACGGCGCGCGCCCTGCAGGGTGCCTTCGCCGCGATGCTCTCGCCGTCCTGCCTGGCCCTGCTGGCCACCACGTTCACCGACCCGAAGGAGAAGGCCAAGGCCTTCGGTGCGTACAGCGGCGTGGCGGCCGCGGGTTCAGGCTTCGGCCTGATCGTCGGTGGTGCGCTGACGTCCGCGCTGAACTGGCGCTGGTGCCTGTACGTCAACCTGGTCTTCGCCGCGGTCGCGCTGGTGGGCGGTCTGGTACTGATGAAGAGCCAGCCCAAGATCGGCGCCCGGATGGACTTCCCCGGTGTGCTGCTGGCCTCGGGCGGCATGTTCGGCGTGGTCTACGGCCTGTCCAACGCGGCCGACAAGAGCTGGCACACGCCTTCGACCTGGGGAACCCTCGTGGCGAGCGGTGTGCTGCTGGCCGCCTTCGTCGTCTGGCAGACGCGCGCCGCGAACCCGCTGCTGCCGCTGCGGATCCTGCTGGACCGCAACCGCGGCGGTGCGATTCTGACGGTCCTGTTCGTGGGCACCGGGATGTTCGGCATCATGCTGTTCCTCGTCTACTACATGCAGGACAGCCTCGGTTACTCCGCCATCAAGTCCGGTTTCGGGATTCTGCCGATGATCGTGTGCACCATGGTGGGAGCCGGCGTGGGTGCCGCGAAGCTGATGCCGAAGCTCGGCCCCAAGCCGTTGATCAGCAGCGGCATGGTGCTCTGCGCGCTGGCCATGGCCTGGCTGACCCGGATCGGCACCAACTCCGGCTACGCCTCGCACCTGCTCGGCCCGCTCCTCATCGCCGGCGTCGGCTTCGGCCTGATCTACGCGGCGGCGCTGAGCACCGGCACCGCCGGGGTGCAGCCCCAGGACGCGGGCATCGCCTCGGCGTCTGTGAACACCGGCCAGCAGCTCGGCGGCGCCATCGGCACCGCGCTGCTCAACACCATCGCCGCCACCGCCACCACCAACTGGCTGAGCGACCACGCGCACGACAAGCCCTCGGCGCAGCAGCTCCAGCTCGCATCGGTCCACGGCTACACCACGGTGTTCTGGTGGTGCACCGCCATCTTCGCCGTCGGCGCCGTGATCAGCGCGCTGTTGCTGCGCAACGGTCCGCTGCCCACGCCCACGCCCGCACACGCCCCGGCCGGGGACGCGCCCGGGCAGGCCGCGGCAGCACACTCCTGA
- a CDS encoding DUF6851 domain-containing protein, with amino-acid sequence MTTSDTSPAPGSSSAGAAAGPGGFDLDNGNFYTDLIGKAGDTTGQHQALDPQDVSIIIWIQDMLQAAWFDALAPYHPTAVGVFSRIARRPASESATNRNKNIAALHASYQVIKPVYPDRADVMRQLMTFVGLDPDDESEDPTTAVGIGNTAGKAALKARMRDGMNFLGDERGAYNGRPYDDYTGYEPVNTAYRLTDPSKWQPQAGPHRRRVGGGPGDKDIFVIQKFATPQLRLVKAHCYKDPAQFELARPEHLDHTDPTRYKRAVDEVLAASAGLTDEQKVKAEFFDNTYLGVLQSTKAAGLAHKLDLDGWVHLLFTSSVAQLDSLIAAWHHKHEADAVRPVSAVRHVYGKAPVTAWGGVGKGTVDDIPADQWASYLPAGDRPEYPCGTTTLVAAQAQAVRRFLGDDVLEWTQPFPAGTTQTEPGITPAKDIDLHYATWSEFEKDCAESRVWAGVHFKKTAERSLEYGKQFGDLAYEFVQRHINGDVEN; translated from the coding sequence ATGACGACGTCCGACACTTCTCCCGCTCCAGGCTCCTCGAGCGCCGGCGCCGCGGCCGGGCCGGGCGGCTTCGACCTGGACAACGGCAACTTCTACACGGATCTGATCGGCAAGGCGGGTGACACCACCGGGCAGCACCAGGCCCTGGACCCCCAGGATGTATCCATCATCATCTGGATCCAGGACATGCTGCAGGCGGCGTGGTTCGACGCGCTGGCGCCCTACCACCCGACCGCGGTCGGTGTGTTCTCCCGGATCGCCCGCCGTCCCGCGAGCGAGTCCGCCACCAACCGGAACAAGAACATCGCCGCCCTGCACGCCTCGTACCAGGTGATCAAGCCGGTGTACCCGGACCGGGCGGATGTCATGCGCCAGCTGATGACGTTCGTCGGCCTGGACCCCGACGACGAGTCGGAGGACCCGACCACCGCCGTCGGCATCGGCAACACAGCCGGCAAGGCCGCTCTGAAGGCCCGTATGCGCGACGGCATGAACTTCCTCGGCGACGAGCGCGGCGCGTACAACGGCCGGCCCTACGACGACTACACCGGCTACGAGCCCGTCAACACCGCCTACAGGCTGACCGACCCCTCCAAGTGGCAGCCGCAGGCCGGGCCGCACCGCCGCCGGGTCGGCGGGGGCCCGGGCGACAAGGACATCTTCGTCATCCAGAAGTTCGCCACCCCCCAGCTGCGGCTGGTCAAGGCCCACTGTTACAAGGACCCGGCCCAGTTCGAGCTTGCCCGGCCCGAGCACCTCGACCACACCGACCCCACCCGCTACAAGCGCGCGGTGGACGAGGTCCTGGCGGCGTCGGCCGGACTCACCGACGAGCAGAAGGTGAAGGCCGAGTTCTTCGACAACACCTACCTGGGCGTCCTGCAGTCCACGAAGGCCGCGGGCCTGGCCCACAAGCTGGACCTGGACGGCTGGGTCCACCTGCTCTTCACCAGCTCGGTCGCACAGCTCGACAGCCTGATCGCCGCCTGGCACCACAAGCACGAGGCCGACGCCGTGCGCCCGGTCAGCGCGGTCCGCCACGTGTACGGCAAGGCCCCGGTGACCGCCTGGGGCGGCGTCGGCAAGGGCACGGTCGACGACATCCCGGCCGACCAGTGGGCCAGCTATCTGCCCGCGGGCGACCGCCCCGAGTACCCGTGCGGTACCACGACGCTCGTCGCCGCCCAGGCGCAGGCGGTGCGCCGCTTCCTCGGCGACGACGTCCTGGAGTGGACGCAGCCGTTCCCCGCCGGCACGACGCAGACCGAGCCGGGCATCACCCCCGCCAAGGACATCGACCTGCACTACGCCACCTGGAGCGAGTTCGAGAAGGACTGCGCCGAGAGCCGGGTGTGGGCCGGCGTGCACTTCAAGAAGACGGCCGAGCGGTCCCTGGAGTACGGCAAGCAGTTCGGCGACCTGGCCTACGAGTTCGTGCAGCGGCACATCAACGGCGACGTCGAGAACTGA
- a CDS encoding RNA polymerase sigma-70 factor, with product MTRTEQFEGLRPLLFSIAYRILGSVSEAEDAVQETWLRFDASRTEPTSLKAFLSATVTRISIDVLRSARVRREEYVGQWLPEPLLTDPYEDPVRSAELADSLSMAALLLMERLSPLERAVFVLREVFTFGFPEIASAVGRSESACRQLAVRARRHMDEGRPRFEADRQERQELAERFFGALREGDVDGLRELLAADVQLIGDGGGKVPQLARAVTGGDNVARLLAWFFPMLMRVDVALEPQQLNGQPGAIFRDRDDKVLNTWTLDVLDGQIQTIRAVSNPDKLGHLGPVADAWAVNREANRARRCTD from the coding sequence GTGACCCGGACCGAGCAGTTCGAGGGGCTGCGGCCCCTGCTGTTCTCGATCGCCTACCGGATCCTGGGCAGTGTGAGCGAGGCCGAGGACGCCGTCCAGGAGACCTGGCTGCGCTTCGACGCCTCCCGGACCGAGCCCACGTCGCTCAAGGCCTTCCTGTCGGCCACGGTGACCCGGATCTCGATCGACGTGCTGCGCTCGGCCCGGGTCCGGCGCGAGGAGTACGTCGGGCAGTGGCTGCCCGAACCGCTGCTCACCGACCCCTACGAGGATCCGGTGCGCTCGGCGGAACTGGCCGACTCGCTGTCGATGGCCGCCCTGCTGCTGATGGAGCGGCTCTCCCCGCTCGAGCGCGCGGTCTTCGTCCTGCGGGAGGTGTTCACCTTCGGCTTCCCCGAGATCGCCTCGGCCGTGGGGCGCTCGGAATCGGCCTGCCGCCAGCTCGCGGTGCGAGCCCGCCGGCACATGGACGAGGGACGGCCCCGCTTCGAGGCCGACCGTCAGGAGCGGCAGGAACTCGCCGAGCGGTTCTTCGGCGCCCTGCGGGAGGGCGACGTCGACGGGCTGCGTGAACTGCTCGCCGCCGACGTGCAGTTGATCGGGGACGGTGGCGGAAAGGTGCCGCAGCTGGCCCGGGCCGTCACCGGCGGCGACAACGTGGCACGGCTGCTCGCCTGGTTCTTCCCCATGCTCATGCGGGTCGATGTCGCGCTGGAGCCCCAGCAGCTCAACGGCCAGCCCGGCGCGATCTTCCGCGACCGGGACGACAAAGTGCTCAACACCTGGACGCTCGACGTGCTCGACGGACAGATCCAGACGATCCGCGCGGTGAGCAATCCCGACAAGCTCGGGCATCTGGGGCCGGTGGCGGATGCCTGGGCGGTCAACCGCGAGGCGAACCGGGCCCGCCGCTGCACGGACTGA